A genomic segment from Prochlorothrix hollandica PCC 9006 = CALU 1027 encodes:
- a CDS encoding aspartate carbamoyltransferase catalytic subunit encodes MTQATWTRRHLLSLATFTPWEYNTVLQTANSFREVLSRRTKKVPTLQGQLVTTLFFEASTRTRSSFELAAKRLSADTLNFTPGSSSLSKGETILDTAKTYLAMGTDIMVIRHQQAGVPQAIAQEMDRLQTQVRVLNAGDGHHEHPSQGLLDLFTLCTALDAQKPQLEVLRGKKIAIVGDIAHSRVARSNLWSLVASGAEVHLAGPPTLLPLAFKDFVKDFVTPAPDPGNPGSTLPVQVHWALEPALVDADFVMTLRLQQERMGQHLLPSGREYHQHYGITRDRLRVCNPQVKILHPGPVNRGVELSSEVMDDPALSLVPHQVTSGVAVRMALLYLLGSGR; translated from the coding sequence ATGACTCAAGCCACCTGGACACGGCGACATCTGCTGTCCCTTGCCACGTTTACGCCCTGGGAATACAACACCGTCCTCCAAACCGCCAACAGTTTCCGGGAAGTGCTGTCGCGCCGGACAAAAAAGGTGCCCACCCTCCAGGGTCAATTGGTTACCACCCTCTTTTTTGAAGCCTCGACCCGCACCCGCAGTAGCTTTGAACTGGCGGCGAAACGTCTGTCCGCCGACACCCTTAACTTTACCCCCGGTAGCTCCTCCCTTTCCAAGGGGGAGACCATTTTGGACACGGCCAAAACCTATCTGGCCATGGGCACCGACATTATGGTGATTCGCCACCAGCAGGCGGGGGTTCCCCAGGCCATTGCCCAGGAAATGGATCGGCTGCAAACCCAGGTGCGGGTGCTCAATGCGGGGGATGGCCACCATGAACACCCGTCCCAGGGGCTGTTGGATTTGTTTACCCTCTGTACGGCCCTGGATGCCCAGAAGCCTCAGTTAGAGGTGCTGCGGGGCAAAAAAATTGCCATTGTTGGCGATATTGCCCATTCGCGGGTGGCGCGATCGAACCTGTGGAGTTTGGTGGCCAGTGGGGCTGAGGTGCACCTGGCCGGTCCCCCCACCCTGCTGCCCTTGGCCTTCAAAGATTTCGTCAAAGATTTCGTCACCCCGGCTCCAGATCCTGGGAATCCAGGGTCAACCCTGCCGGTGCAGGTGCATTGGGCACTGGAACCGGCCCTGGTGGATGCGGATTTTGTGATGACTCTGCGGCTGCAACAGGAACGCATGGGCCAACATCTGCTGCCCAGCGGTCGGGAATATCACCAGCACTATGGCATTACCCGCGATCGCCTCCGGGTCTGCAACCCCCAGGTTAAAATTCTCCACCCTGGGCCGGTGAACCGAGGGGTGGAATTGAGTTCCGAGGTGATGGATGATCCCGCCCTCAGCCTAGTCCCCCACCAGGTCACCAGCGGGGTGGCGGTGCGCATGGCTTTGCTCTATCTGCTGGGCAGTGGTCGTTAA
- a CDS encoding universal stress protein — protein MTTQPIASTQTETIPEPLLQPLTVRKILVALDQSPAAPKVFNQALSLATAYQSKLKILSCIANNSPTVAMAPGDFLGAEIYGVDTGTAVAIAEQQMHKSLEDLQLWLQQYAEVATRKGIPTEFDYFCGEPGPSICAAAQEWGSDMVVVGRRGRKGLSEILLGSVSNYVLHHAPCSVLTVQGQS, from the coding sequence ATGACCACTCAACCCATCGCCTCAACCCAAACCGAGACCATCCCGGAACCCCTGTTGCAACCCCTCACCGTGCGCAAGATTTTAGTGGCCCTGGATCAATCCCCCGCCGCTCCCAAGGTTTTTAACCAAGCCCTCTCCCTCGCCACGGCCTACCAGAGCAAGCTCAAGATCTTAAGCTGCATTGCCAACAATTCCCCCACAGTGGCCATGGCCCCAGGGGACTTCCTGGGGGCTGAAATCTATGGGGTCGATACAGGAACCGCCGTCGCCATTGCCGAGCAGCAAATGCACAAATCCCTGGAAGACCTGCAACTGTGGCTGCAACAGTATGCAGAAGTGGCCACCCGCAAGGGGATTCCTACGGAATTTGACTATTTTTGTGGCGAACCGGGTCCCTCCATCTGTGCAGCGGCCCAAGAGTGGGGCAGTGACATGGTGGTGGTGGGACGACGGGGACGCAAGGGTCTCAGCGAGATCCTCTTAGGCAGCGTCAGCAATTATGTGTTGCACCATGCCCCCTGTTCCGTGTTAACGGTGCAAGGTCAGAGTTAA